In Archangium violaceum, the following are encoded in one genomic region:
- a CDS encoding esterase/lipase family protein has protein sequence MQTDLAPPVPAGALSAPLPAARAGGGKLEFALGVLNGVLGDYLHRQNNGLATPMELFLDGHPVRLDRESLLRAYPAPTGRLALWVHGLAVTEAVWSFPGEPAVTYGALLQRDQGVTPLYLRYNTGLHISDNGEALARLLETLVACFPVPVEELILVGYSMGGLVVRSACHVAAEAGHTWLSRVRRALYLGVPHLGSPLERAGRAVSHVLRAIPNPYTQLVADVVDLRSSGVKDLGYGNLVKQDWEGTEGEARLQNRRHPVPLLPELSHHLLVGSLGNDERHLLSMLFGDGVVPLASAAGRAEPEDRSPVFPQENVKVVAGVDHIALAHHAAVYAQVRAWCEQELP, from the coding sequence GTGCAGACCGACCTGGCCCCGCCCGTCCCCGCCGGAGCGCTCTCCGCGCCGCTGCCCGCCGCCCGGGCTGGTGGCGGCAAGCTGGAGTTCGCCCTCGGGGTCCTCAACGGCGTCCTGGGGGACTACCTCCACCGCCAGAACAACGGGCTGGCCACGCCGATGGAGCTCTTCCTCGACGGGCACCCGGTGCGGCTGGACCGGGAGTCGCTCCTGCGTGCGTACCCCGCGCCCACGGGCCGGCTGGCGCTCTGGGTACATGGGCTCGCCGTCACCGAGGCCGTCTGGTCCTTCCCTGGCGAGCCCGCGGTGACCTACGGCGCGCTGCTGCAACGGGACCAGGGCGTGACGCCGCTCTACCTCCGCTACAACACGGGCCTGCACATCTCCGACAACGGCGAGGCCCTGGCCCGGCTGCTGGAGACGCTGGTGGCCTGTTTCCCCGTCCCCGTCGAGGAACTCATCCTGGTGGGCTACAGCATGGGCGGGCTCGTGGTGCGCAGCGCGTGCCACGTGGCCGCCGAGGCGGGGCACACCTGGCTGTCCCGGGTCCGCCGCGCCCTCTACCTGGGCGTACCGCACCTGGGCTCGCCGCTCGAACGGGCGGGCAGGGCGGTGAGCCACGTGTTGCGAGCGATTCCCAATCCCTACACGCAATTGGTGGCGGACGTCGTCGACCTGCGCAGCAGCGGCGTGAAGGATCTGGGATACGGGAACCTGGTGAAGCAGGACTGGGAGGGCACCGAGGGCGAGGCGCGCCTCCAGAACCGCCGCCACCCCGTCCCGCTGCTCCCGGAGCTGTCCCATCACCTGCTCGTTGGCTCTTTGGGCAACGACGAGCGCCACCTGCTCTCGATGCTCTTCGGAGACGGCGTGGTGCCCCTGGCGAGCGCCGCGGGACGGGCGGAGCCGGAGGACCGCTCGCCTGTGTTTCCGCAGGAGAACGTCAAGGTCGTGGCGGGGGTGGATCACATCGCCCTGGCCCACCACGCGGCTGTCTATGCCCAGGTGAGGGCCTGGTGCGAACAGGAGCTTCCATGA
- a CDS encoding siderophore-interacting protein, producing the protein MASGKAILGGMLGRFLFRDARVAQVRDISPRFRWMELEGEALRDVSWSAGDKVQVFFPRVGMRTYTPLAWDAARGATQLLVYLHGNSPGAEWGRNVRVGDGCQFMGPRGSLALMSLQGPVVLFGDETSFAVAHTLRNLRAGAEGVEQVFEVSSRDESETVLREFQLSDSAVVERASDEGHLPAVAERLGAALKRRPGAQLVMTGRAQAIQALRARLRADGVGAPQKVKAYWSVGKRGLD; encoded by the coding sequence ATGGCGTCAGGGAAGGCGATTCTCGGAGGCATGCTGGGGCGGTTCCTGTTCCGCGACGCGCGGGTGGCGCAGGTGCGTGACATCTCACCTCGCTTCCGCTGGATGGAGCTGGAAGGCGAGGCGCTGCGCGACGTCTCCTGGAGCGCGGGGGACAAGGTGCAGGTGTTCTTTCCGCGCGTGGGAATGCGGACGTACACGCCCCTGGCGTGGGACGCGGCTCGCGGGGCGACGCAGTTGCTCGTCTACCTCCATGGCAACAGCCCCGGCGCGGAGTGGGGCCGCAACGTGCGGGTGGGGGACGGCTGCCAGTTCATGGGGCCTCGCGGCTCCCTGGCGCTCATGTCCCTGCAGGGGCCCGTGGTGCTGTTCGGAGACGAGACGTCCTTCGCCGTGGCCCACACGCTGCGGAACCTGCGGGCCGGCGCGGAGGGCGTCGAGCAGGTGTTCGAGGTTTCCTCCCGAGACGAGTCCGAGACGGTGCTGCGGGAGTTCCAGCTGTCGGATAGCGCCGTGGTGGAGCGCGCGTCCGACGAGGGACACCTGCCCGCCGTGGCGGAGCGTCTGGGCGCCGCACTGAAGCGGCGGCCGGGCGCGCAACTCGTCATGACGGGTCGGGCGCAGGCCATCCAGGCGCTGCGCGCGCGGCTCCGGGCGGACGGCGTGGGCGCGCCGCAGAAGGTCAAGGCGTACTGGTCCGTGGGGAAGCGCGGGCTCGACTGA
- a CDS encoding sensor histidine kinase produces the protein MRPRSSIITLLLALAASLGPCDAAATSLDHYAYTPLPVNDGAPADIWTLAQAPTGYLWLGTGMGLYRFDGVRFDRYPLREGQRLPSSNINALKVLPNGDIWLGFFAGGAARLRDGRSTVFGPREGMPPGRVLRFAGTPDGALWAAAAGGLARYEEGQWHVVGREWGYDDGAAEYVYVDRRGVLWVCTPRRLVFLRPGERRFQDTGETISRDAVLAEDLDGRLWLSEELQGTRPLPDHARSVPPGTAPVSSAAPPTSGSSSSSSTAGAPAFARAKQMLFARDGSLWLTIWGAGIWRLPTPASIPTGRGLRPSDPLEKFEQPDGLASPVVVPVIEDTEGTVWVGTNAGLASFQKKRLHDIPELSSASQGGFTLAVLDTRVMAGNQRTALVVDPPAPPRAYGGPVPTRTAIFAADGALWWFNGREVFRRVGDTLRKFELPAGAVETHVMAFMPNGEDGMWLSIVGHGIFVATPKGIQPERRFGDSPAPNAMALGPGNVVWLAFEDEVVRWSGGHSIRYGAGDGLAIGRATTIHATDKNLWVAGESGVARFDGQRFATILASRDIAFGLITGIVESPDGDLWMNGGRGVVQVKAGDIERMFSRPGGALNYRLFDWRDGLPGIALQAGPVPTAVRDQRGRLWFATNRGVTWLDPAALLRNERPPRTEIQSVRAGDRTYLAGDDLHLPEGTHSVTLRYTAVTLAAADRARFRYRLEGVDGEWHDGGSLREATYANLTHGRYRFRVVSSNGDGVWDETGAALDFTIEPTLVQTKAFAVACVVSLLAIAWSAYRMRARVIENQVQLRLEERHRERERIARELHDTLLQGVQGLVLQFDSLARRIVDPELNESMERAIVKAEGVISAARDRVSELRTTDGPLGTALACAARELADGKHLVNVSVTGDERPLRAAVRDELLMIAREAVANAVHHAKARSIAVSLSYDEHCLSLCVKDDGMGLDPIHASHNGKPGRYGIKGMFERARRQGGALRILSAPEGGTQVEVRIHAASAYAGTSSGLLLRWMKRLKAGRPE, from the coding sequence ATGCGTCCCCGGTCGTCCATCATCACCCTCCTGCTCGCACTGGCCGCATCGCTGGGCCCCTGCGACGCCGCGGCCACGTCCCTCGATCACTACGCCTACACCCCGCTCCCGGTAAACGACGGCGCGCCCGCCGACATCTGGACGCTGGCGCAGGCGCCCACGGGATACCTCTGGCTCGGCACCGGCATGGGCCTCTATCGATTCGATGGTGTCCGCTTCGACCGCTATCCGCTGCGGGAGGGGCAGCGGCTGCCCTCCTCCAACATCAACGCGCTGAAGGTGCTGCCCAACGGTGACATCTGGCTGGGTTTCTTCGCCGGAGGTGCGGCGCGACTGCGTGATGGCCGCTCCACCGTCTTCGGCCCCCGAGAGGGGATGCCGCCCGGCCGTGTGCTGAGGTTCGCCGGCACCCCGGACGGTGCGCTCTGGGCCGCCGCCGCGGGCGGGTTGGCCAGGTATGAGGAGGGGCAATGGCATGTCGTGGGCCGGGAATGGGGCTACGACGACGGCGCCGCGGAATATGTCTACGTCGATCGGCGCGGCGTGCTTTGGGTCTGCACGCCACGCCGGCTGGTCTTCCTCCGCCCGGGGGAGCGGCGGTTCCAGGACACGGGAGAAACGATCTCCCGGGATGCCGTGCTCGCGGAGGACCTCGACGGTCGGCTTTGGCTGAGCGAGGAGCTCCAAGGGACGCGTCCTCTGCCGGATCATGCCCGGTCCGTCCCGCCGGGCACCGCACCCGTGTCTTCAGCGGCTCCGCCGACATCCGGCTCATCTTCGTCGTCTTCGACGGCGGGCGCGCCTGCCTTCGCACGGGCCAAGCAGATGCTGTTCGCCCGCGACGGCAGCCTCTGGCTCACCATCTGGGGTGCCGGCATCTGGCGACTGCCCACCCCGGCCAGCATTCCGACCGGGCGCGGCCTGCGCCCCTCGGACCCGCTGGAGAAGTTCGAGCAGCCCGATGGACTGGCCTCCCCGGTGGTGGTGCCGGTGATCGAGGACACCGAGGGCACCGTGTGGGTGGGCACGAACGCCGGGCTGGCGAGTTTCCAGAAGAAGCGCTTGCATGACATCCCCGAGCTGTCGTCAGCGTCTCAAGGGGGCTTTACGCTCGCGGTTCTGGATACCCGGGTGATGGCGGGCAATCAGCGGACCGCGCTGGTGGTGGACCCTCCCGCCCCACCTCGCGCCTACGGGGGTCCGGTACCGACCCGCACGGCCATCTTCGCCGCCGATGGCGCGCTGTGGTGGTTCAACGGACGGGAGGTGTTTCGGCGCGTAGGCGACACGCTGCGGAAGTTCGAACTCCCCGCCGGAGCCGTTGAGACGCATGTGATGGCCTTCATGCCCAACGGCGAGGACGGCATGTGGCTGTCCATCGTCGGCCACGGGATCTTCGTCGCCACACCCAAGGGGATCCAGCCCGAAAGGCGGTTCGGCGACAGCCCCGCCCCCAACGCCATGGCGCTCGGTCCCGGCAACGTGGTCTGGCTGGCGTTCGAGGACGAAGTGGTCCGGTGGTCCGGCGGCCACTCGATCCGATACGGCGCGGGTGATGGGCTGGCGATCGGCCGCGCCACCACGATCCACGCGACCGACAAGAACCTGTGGGTCGCCGGCGAGAGCGGGGTCGCGCGTTTCGACGGCCAGCGCTTCGCGACGATTCTGGCGAGCCGGGACATCGCCTTTGGTCTCATCACCGGCATCGTCGAGTCGCCGGACGGAGACCTGTGGATGAACGGCGGGCGGGGCGTGGTCCAGGTGAAGGCTGGCGACATCGAAAGGATGTTCTCGCGGCCCGGCGGTGCGCTGAACTACCGCCTGTTCGACTGGCGCGACGGGCTGCCCGGCATCGCCTTGCAGGCGGGCCCGGTCCCCACGGCGGTGCGGGACCAGCGCGGTCGGTTGTGGTTCGCGACCAACCGCGGCGTCACGTGGCTGGACCCGGCCGCGTTGCTCAGGAACGAGCGCCCGCCCCGGACCGAGATCCAAAGCGTGCGGGCCGGCGACCGTACCTATCTCGCTGGGGACGACCTGCATCTGCCGGAAGGTACCCACAGCGTGACGCTGCGCTACACCGCCGTCACGCTCGCGGCGGCGGACCGGGCACGCTTCCGCTACCGGCTGGAGGGCGTGGACGGCGAGTGGCACGACGGCGGCTCGCTGCGCGAGGCGACCTACGCCAATCTCACCCACGGTCGCTATCGTTTCCGCGTTGTGTCCTCCAACGGTGACGGCGTGTGGGACGAAACCGGTGCCGCGCTGGACTTCACCATCGAGCCCACCCTGGTCCAGACGAAGGCTTTCGCCGTTGCCTGTGTGGTCTCTCTGTTGGCCATCGCCTGGAGCGCGTACCGGATGCGGGCCCGCGTCATCGAAAACCAGGTCCAGCTGCGACTGGAAGAGCGCCACCGCGAGCGGGAGCGGATTGCCCGGGAACTGCACGACACGCTGCTCCAGGGCGTGCAAGGCCTGGTGCTTCAGTTCGACAGCCTGGCCAGGCGCATCGTCGACCCCGAGCTCAACGAAAGCATGGAGCGCGCGATCGTGAAGGCCGAGGGCGTGATCTCCGCCGCGCGCGACCGGGTCTCCGAGCTGCGCACGACCGACGGGCCGCTCGGCACAGCGCTCGCTTGTGCGGCGCGGGAACTGGCGGATGGAAAGCACCTCGTCAACGTCTCCGTCACCGGCGACGAACGGCCGCTGCGCGCCGCCGTCCGCGACGAGTTGCTCATGATCGCCCGGGAGGCGGTGGCCAACGCGGTACACCACGCGAAGGCCCGGTCCATCGCCGTGTCCCTGAGCTATGACGAGCACTGTTTGAGCCTGTGCGTGAAGGATGACGGCATGGGCCTGGACCCCATCCATGCCAGCCACAACGGCAAGCCGGGCCGCTACGGCATCAAGGGCATGTTCGAGCGCGCCAGGCGCCAGGGTGGAGCACTGCGGATACTCAGTGCGCCGGAGGGTGGCACGCAGGTGGAAGTGCGGATCCACGCGGCATCCGCCTATGCGGGAACTTCATCCGGCCTGTTGCTCCGGTGGATGAAACGGCTCAAGGCCGGCAGGCCCGAATGA
- a CDS encoding nitronate monooxygenase: MEAGGHRTSFLARAEDALMGTFALTQLVADRVKAPVIAAGGISDARGIRAALTLGAQAGQLGTAFLACEESGATPSTAPPSSVTNRTTRC, from the coding sequence ATGGAGGCGGGCGGACACCGGACGTCGTTCCTCGCGCGGGCGGAGGACGCGCTGATGGGGACGTTCGCCCTCACCCAGCTCGTCGCGGACCGGGTGAAGGCGCCTGTCATCGCCGCCGGTGGCATCTCCGACGCGCGCGGCATCCGCGCGGCGCTCACGCTGGGCGCACAGGCCGGGCAGCTCGGCACCGCGTTCCTCGCCTGCGAGGAGTCCGGCGCCACGCCGAGCACCGCGCCGCCCTCTTCAGTGACAAATCGCACCACACGGTGCTGA
- a CDS encoding PKD domain-containing protein, whose protein sequence is MLKSKQLSSSLRSARRAWPALAVLALAAIAPTAHADSAIYGGGPFYSGGTAVMDDLRNSGFTTVILWSFHIEDNGDLVYNDIPVVKNGAYIGDPAWPTRLATLKTAPTSVNRIEVSIGAWSVPDFERMARLVNGTAAGCGSTIVCGTGSNSILYRNFQALKTVTGADAVNFDDESAYDLSPTTQFGQMLIGQGYKISFAPYTNQSFWKNLKDNLGSAVDTIYLQVYDGGAGNNPASWNTAMGMTVDPGLWSRHGTGCGSGDSPTTVQSKMSNWKATAGIIGGFMWLYDDIQLCWSQGTTAQYAAAINTAVSGNTPPVANFGVSVSGLTANFSDSSSDIDGSIASRSWNFGDGSGSTAINPSHVYASTGNYNVSLTVTDNGGASHTKTQTVSVGVGNVNLALNKPATGSSACNSSETPAKAVNGSVSGGTTDKFCSLTSQSWLQVDLGSVQTVSSFVVKHAGAGGESSTWNTKAFTIQTSSNGTSWSTPVTVTNNTANTSTHSISATSARYIKFNVTTPTQNGDPATRIYEFEVR, encoded by the coding sequence ATGTTGAAGTCGAAGCAACTCTCGTCCAGCCTCCGTTCCGCCCGCCGAGCCTGGCCGGCGCTCGCCGTCCTCGCCCTGGCCGCGATCGCGCCGACGGCCCATGCCGATTCGGCGATCTACGGCGGCGGCCCGTTCTATTCCGGCGGCACCGCGGTGATGGACGACCTGCGCAACTCGGGCTTCACCACCGTGATCCTGTGGAGCTTCCACATCGAGGACAACGGCGACCTGGTCTACAACGACATCCCGGTGGTCAAGAACGGCGCCTACATCGGCGACCCGGCCTGGCCGACGCGGCTGGCCACGCTCAAGACCGCGCCGACCTCGGTCAATCGCATCGAAGTGTCGATCGGTGCCTGGAGCGTTCCCGATTTCGAGCGCATGGCCAGGCTGGTCAACGGCACCGCCGCCGGCTGCGGCAGCACCATCGTCTGCGGCACCGGCAGCAACAGCATCCTGTACCGCAACTTCCAGGCGCTGAAGACCGTCACCGGCGCCGACGCGGTCAACTTCGACGACGAGAGCGCCTACGACCTCTCCCCGACCACCCAGTTCGGTCAGATGCTGATCGGCCAGGGCTACAAGATCTCCTTCGCGCCCTACACCAATCAGAGCTTCTGGAAGAACCTCAAGGACAACCTCGGCAGCGCGGTCGACACCATCTACCTGCAGGTGTACGACGGAGGCGCCGGCAACAATCCGGCGAGCTGGAACACCGCGATGGGCATGACCGTCGACCCGGGCCTGTGGTCGCGCCACGGCACCGGCTGCGGCAGCGGCGACAGTCCGACCACGGTGCAGAGCAAGATGAGCAACTGGAAGGCCACCGCCGGCATCATCGGCGGCTTCATGTGGCTGTATGACGATATCCAGCTGTGCTGGTCGCAGGGCACGACCGCGCAGTACGCGGCGGCGATCAACACCGCGGTCAGCGGCAACACCCCGCCGGTGGCCAATTTCGGCGTCAGCGTGAGCGGACTGACCGCGAACTTCAGCGACTCCTCCAGCGACATCGACGGCAGCATCGCCTCGCGCAGCTGGAATTTCGGCGACGGCAGCGGCTCGACCGCGATCAACCCCAGCCATGTCTACGCCAGCACCGGCAACTACAACGTCAGCCTGACCGTGACCGACAACGGCGGCGCCAGCCACACCAAGACCCAGACCGTCTCGGTTGGCGTCGGCAACGTCAACCTGGCGCTCAACAAACCGGCGACCGGCTCCAGCGCCTGCAACAGCAGCGAAACGCCGGCCAAGGCGGTCAACGGCAGCGTCTCCGGCGGCACCACCGACAAGTTCTGCTCGTTGACCTCTCAGTCCTGGCTGCAGGTCGATCTCGGCTCGGTGCAGACGGTCAGCAGCTTCGTGGTCAAGCATGCCGGCGCCGGCGGAGAATCGAGCACCTGGAACACCAAAGCCTTCACCATCCAGACCTCCAGCAACGGCACCAGCTGGAGCACCCCGGTGACGGTGACCAACAACACCGCCAACACCTCGACCCACTCGATCAGCGCCACCTCGGCGCGCTACATCAAGTTCAACGTGACCACCCCGACCCAGAACGGTGACCCGGCGACGCGCATCTACGAATTCGAGGTGCGCTGA
- a CDS encoding DoxX family protein, whose amino-acid sequence MSQDVAVAAPSLLKTLARIWLGASLLLAGAGHLTWARTEFLAQVPKWVPLDADFVVLASGVVELVLGAALIFARRLRPHVGWVTAAFFVAVFPGNISQYANGIDAFGLDTDRARFIRLFFQPVLVACALWSTGAWAAYRASKRSA is encoded by the coding sequence ATGTCTCAAGACGTTGCCGTGGCAGCCCCCAGTCTCCTGAAGACCCTTGCACGCATCTGGCTGGGAGCCTCCTTGCTCCTCGCGGGTGCGGGCCACCTCACGTGGGCCCGCACCGAGTTCCTGGCACAGGTTCCGAAGTGGGTGCCACTCGATGCCGACTTCGTCGTCCTCGCTTCGGGCGTGGTCGAGCTCGTGCTCGGCGCGGCGCTCATCTTCGCGCGCCGCCTGCGCCCGCACGTCGGGTGGGTGACGGCCGCGTTTTTCGTCGCGGTCTTCCCGGGCAACATCTCGCAGTACGCCAATGGCATCGACGCGTTCGGTCTCGACACCGACAGGGCGCGGTTCATCCGGCTCTTCTTCCAGCCCGTCCTCGTCGCCTGTGCGCTCTGGTCGACCGGCGCGTGGGCGGCCTATCGCGCGTCGAAGCGCTCGGCGTGA
- a CDS encoding MBL fold metallo-hydrolase, which yields MTDSATDTRNTSAAAGFSRRQALGLAAAGVAGSFLSCESAPAANAAQPRRSADRRFFRHRVGRDLELLVLDDGFVELPAANYALGVPAAQWQPLLQEAGLPVDVVRSQISPVLVRSRDRLVLLDTGFGALPTPDGRRTAGHLQASLRAAGYRPEDVDTIVISHASADHLGGLINSERELAFPEAQIVFAREEWDFWREERPTPNLDEGSRAFFLTFTRQIFPLIERRVLLVDRDVQLARGVNVAPLLGHTPGHIGLQVQSDGQRVILSCDALAHHVLSFRHPEWRFLADVEPEHTVAVRRAILQEASDRSDTLLHGYHFPFPGLGRVRSIPGGGFVFDPVRLQ from the coding sequence ATGACTGATTCAGCAACGGACACTCGCAACACCTCGGCTGCCGCCGGGTTTTCGCGCCGGCAGGCGCTGGGGCTGGCGGCGGCCGGCGTTGCCGGTTCTTTCCTCTCCTGTGAGAGCGCTCCCGCGGCCAACGCAGCCCAGCCCAGGCGGTCTGCCGACCGCCGGTTCTTTCGCCACCGAGTCGGCCGGGACCTGGAACTGCTGGTCCTCGATGACGGCTTCGTGGAGCTACCGGCCGCGAACTACGCCCTCGGTGTACCAGCCGCGCAGTGGCAGCCGCTGTTACAAGAGGCGGGTCTACCCGTCGACGTAGTCCGCAGTCAGATCAGTCCAGTACTGGTGCGCTCGCGGGACCGGCTGGTCCTACTAGACACTGGGTTTGGTGCACTCCCGACACCGGACGGGCGGCGCACCGCAGGGCATCTGCAAGCCTCGCTGCGGGCTGCGGGGTACCGCCCTGAGGATGTAGACACCATCGTGATCTCTCACGCCAGTGCCGATCACCTGGGTGGCCTCATCAACTCGGAAAGGGAGCTCGCTTTTCCCGAAGCGCAGATCGTCTTCGCCCGAGAAGAGTGGGACTTTTGGCGGGAAGAGCGTCCTACCCCGAATCTGGACGAAGGCAGCCGCGCGTTCTTCCTCACCTTCACCCGGCAGATTTTTCCGCTCATCGAGCGAAGGGTACTGCTGGTCGACCGGGATGTGCAGCTGGCACGTGGGGTCAACGTGGCCCCTTTGCTGGGGCACACTCCTGGACACATCGGTCTACAAGTGCAATCGGATGGTCAGAGGGTGATCCTCAGCTGCGACGCCCTGGCTCACCACGTCCTGTCCTTCCGCCACCCGGAGTGGCGGTTCTTGGCGGACGTCGAGCCCGAACACACTGTCGCTGTCCGCCGCGCCATCCTGCAGGAGGCAAGTGATCGCTCCGACACACTCCTGCACGGCTACCACTTCCCGTTCCCGGGTCTCGGGCGTGTCCGCAGCATTCCTGGTGGCGGTTTCGTGTTCGATCCCGTGCGACTCCAGTAG
- a CDS encoding DUF6184 family natural product biosynthesis lipoprotein: protein MRISSSLSLLSLLLVLPACGPTTREDAQRQATDSACDYYDECEEIGSGDGKEFQDRKECEVKARDFFQGAWTADNCPAINEKGLETCLERIRTTSCSSGTDFFNTAFFVCGSGSVCQDAQD, encoded by the coding sequence ATGCGCATCTCTTCCTCCCTCTCCCTGCTGTCCCTGCTCCTCGTTCTCCCCGCGTGTGGCCCGACCACCCGCGAAGATGCGCAACGCCAGGCCACCGACTCCGCCTGCGACTACTACGATGAGTGTGAGGAAATCGGCTCCGGCGATGGCAAGGAGTTCCAGGACCGGAAGGAGTGCGAGGTGAAGGCCCGCGATTTCTTCCAGGGCGCGTGGACTGCGGACAACTGCCCCGCCATCAACGAGAAAGGGCTCGAGACGTGCCTGGAGCGCATCCGCACCACCTCGTGCTCGAGCGGGACGGACTTCTTCAACACCGCGTTCTTCGTCTGTGGCTCGGGCTCGGTCTGCCAGGACGCCCAGGACTGA
- a CDS encoding serine/threonine-protein kinase: MTQLGEAGTVGRYRLVSRLARGGMAEVFLGVLPGPEGFEKPVVVKRLLPELAGQEAYRQMFAQEARLMATFGHAHVVSVLDFGLEAGAPYLVLEYVEGVDLARALAARGPLAPPLVRHLGLCLLRALEHVHGLRDTRGEWLGLVHRDVSPANVLLGHTGDVKLADFGIAKGLRTPSRTAPGSTRGTLRYMSPEQVRGGPLDARADLFSLGVLLYEAVVGRGPFAAATEAQLLLAVRDARLEPAEHLLQRAGPALAGVLQRALRPHPSERFASAGDMARALLDVDTGSGAEQPWHVAELVAETLAAGRTPGASGPGKRAASPFSAALLEGQGDEET, encoded by the coding sequence ATGACGCAGTTAGGAGAGGCAGGCACGGTGGGCCGCTACCGGCTGGTGTCCCGCCTGGCGCGCGGAGGGATGGCGGAGGTGTTCCTCGGCGTCCTGCCCGGGCCCGAGGGCTTCGAGAAGCCGGTGGTCGTCAAACGCCTGCTGCCGGAGCTGGCCGGACAGGAGGCCTACCGGCAGATGTTCGCCCAGGAGGCGCGGCTGATGGCCACCTTCGGCCACGCGCACGTCGTCTCGGTGCTGGACTTCGGGCTGGAGGCGGGTGCGCCCTACCTGGTGCTGGAGTACGTGGAGGGGGTGGATCTGGCCCGGGCGCTCGCCGCGCGAGGACCGCTGGCGCCCCCGCTCGTGCGGCACCTGGGCCTGTGCCTGCTGCGCGCGCTCGAGCACGTGCACGGCCTGCGCGACACCCGGGGCGAGTGGCTGGGGCTCGTCCACCGGGACGTGAGCCCCGCGAACGTGCTGCTGGGCCACACCGGCGACGTGAAGCTGGCGGACTTCGGCATCGCCAAGGGGCTGCGCACGCCCTCGCGCACCGCGCCCGGCAGCACGCGCGGCACGCTGCGCTACATGTCCCCCGAGCAGGTGCGCGGCGGCCCCCTGGACGCGAGGGCCGATCTCTTCTCGCTCGGGGTGCTCCTCTACGAGGCGGTGGTGGGCCGCGGCCCCTTCGCGGCGGCCACGGAGGCACAGCTGCTGCTCGCCGTACGGGACGCGCGCCTGGAGCCCGCCGAGCACCTGCTGCAACGGGCTGGGCCGGCTCTGGCGGGCGTCCTCCAGCGCGCCCTGCGCCCCCACCCCTCCGAGCGCTTCGCCTCCGCGGGAGACATGGCGCGCGCCCTGCTGGACGTGGACACCGGCTCCGGGGCGGAGCAGCCCTGGCATGTGGCCGAGCTGGTGGCGGAGACGCTCGCCGCCGGGCGTACCCCGGGGGCCTCCGGGCCCGGGAAGAGAGCCGCGAGCCCGTTCTCCGCCGCCCTGCTCGAAGGCCAGGGGGACGAGGAGACGTGA